Part of the Trichoderma asperellum chromosome 1, complete sequence genome is shown below.
TTCTGAATATCCCCTTGCCAATGGGGGCTCGCCTTCATGGGGCGTTTCTCTggcttctccttctggccagtttcagcttcagctttcGCAGCCTATGTTCAAGCAAAGTGATCTGCGATACCCTGTCCTTGAGCCTTTACTACCTCACCTAGGGAATATCCTCCCTCTTTCATTGGCGTGCGATTTGATTGACATGtacttctcctcttcatcatcagcgcAAATGCACCCAATGTCTCCCTACGTTCTGGGATTCGTGTTCCGAAAGCGCGCTTTCCTACATCCTACAAACCCAAGGAGGTGCCAACCCGCGCTGCTTGCGAGCATGCTGTGGGTAGCAGCGCAGACCAGCGAAGCGTCTTTCTTGACAAGCCTGCCCTCTGCGAGAAGCAAGGTCTGCAAGAAACTGCTGGAGCTGACTGTTGGACTTCTCCAGCCTTTGATCCACACCGGCACAAACAGCCCGTCTCCCAAGACCAGCCCTGTGGTTGGCCCGGCAGCCCTAGGTGGCCTTGGTGTTGCCATGCCGGGTTCGATGAACCTGGATTCTTTAGCCGGCGAAACGGGCGCCTTTGGAGCCATTGGAAGCCTCGACGATGTCATCACTTATGTGCATCTCGCAACAGTTATTTCGGCCAGCGAGTACAAGGGAGCCAGTCTCCGGTGGTGGGGTGCAGCATGGTCTCTTGCCAGAGAGCTTAAGCTTGGTCGTGAACTGCCAGTCGGCAACCCACCTGCTAGCCAAGAGGACAGCGAAGCCACCAACGAGGATATGGATGAGCACGACTTGAACAGAAATAACACTCGCTTCGTCACAGAAGAGGAGCGTGAGGAGCGGCGACGAGCGTGGTGGCTGGTTTATATTGTTGACAGGCACTTGGCGCTCTGCTACAATCGCCCCCTGTTTCTCCTTGACAGCGAGTGCAGCGAGCTCTTCCACCCAATGGACGACATCAAGTGGCAAGCGGGTCAGTTCCGAAGCCATGATGGCGGCAACATTGATAGCTCTATGACAGACGAGTTTGGCGATAGCCCTCGTGCTGCTCGCGGAGCCCACTACGAGTGCCGTGGCCGTAGCATCTATGGCTacttcttgtccttgatgACGATCCTGGGCGAGATTGTCGATGTTCATCATGCCAAGAGCCACCCACGCTTTGGAGTGGGGTTTCGCTCTGCGCGTGATTGGGACGAGCAAGTCGCTGAGATTTCTCGCCACCTAGACATGTACGAAGAAAGTCTAAAGAGGTTCGAGGGTAAGCATCTGCCAATGTCATCAAAGGATAAAGAGCAGCACGAGATTCATGACAGCGGGGCTGCAACAGACATGCAGTCTCCGCTCTCGGTGCGAACAAATGCATCCAGCCGCATGACGGAGAGCGAGATTCAGGCAAGCATCGTGGTGGCCTACAGCACCCACGTCATGCATGTCCTGCACATCCTCCTCGCGGATAAATGGGACCCAATCAACCTtcttgatgacgatgatctATGGATTTCATCAGAAGGATTCGTGACAGCAACAAGCCACGCAGTGTCAGCGGCAGAAGCCATCAACCAAATTCTCGAGTTCGACCCCGGCTTGGAATTTATGCCATTCTTCTATGGAGTCTATCTATTGCAAGGATcattccttctcctcttgatCGCCGACAAGTTGCAGGCTGAAGCCTCTCCAAGCGTCATCAAGGCATGTGAGACGATTGTACGAGCACACGAAGCTTGTGTTGTAACCCTCAGCACGGAGTATCAGGTAAGTTGACAACGTTTTGACACATCCATTTGGTTTTTCTGTGAATCGAAGACTAACAGATGAATTAGCGAAACTTTAGCAAAGTTATGCGAAGCGCACTTGCTCTGATTCGAGGTCGAGTACCAGAAGACCTagccgagcagcagcaacgacggCGCGAGCTCCTTGGGTTATACCGATGGACAGGTAATGGAACTGGGCTGGCCCTTTAAGGGGTGGCTAAACCGTATTCCGAGAGTACCGAAAAGGGGgaacaaagcaaaagaaagagggaggTGGCCAAAGATGGCCACCCGTTGCAATATTGCAGCATCACAACAACGACTGAGATCGTTTCTAGTCTATTTTAGTTTCCTGTTTAGGTCTATTGGTTTTCTATGGTATTGGACGAGGCTTGAACTCCTTGGATATTTTCACGGCATGGGTAGGGTGGACATTCTAAGTGAACTAAGGCGTCGGATTTGGTTGGAAAGATTTACGAGCGGCATTATGGTTATGATGGAAAAGATATCCCTGTGATTATGTATAAGGCTGGCAATTTGTCTAGGATGACGCGTGATTTGTATAATGGAATGGATTTGAAAGGTTTCTTCGTTGTAGCATTGAGCTATTTTATCTGAGTATACGAATGCAAATTGTTGTATATCTAGGCAAACGAAGAGCAGCAcaactttaaaaagaagtGACTATAGTACTAGGCGTGAGAGAAAGTTTGTTGACTCTGGTGGAAAATGGCAATGGTAGCAATCAGCGGTCACCGTTTGTCGGTGGCTCACCGTCCTGCTCTTCATCCCATCTCTGCTTGCATGTTTGCTCACTTCGTTTGAGCAATAGAGAGCAGCATCTTACGCAAGCATACACGGCCTAGATTCTTGTAGTCAAATACAATGACCTATCCGATCTTTTAATGCTTGCCGCCACGCGGACGGGGCGGTC
Proteins encoded:
- a CDS encoding uncharacterized protein (TransMembrane:1 (o822-842i)), whose product is MLSNPLRRYSAYPDISSASFDANYHASQAHLHTINVNTFNNSHPYPIQHLSQHAELSNSRRKNSTGTAGPIRRRISRACDQCNQLRTKCDGLHPCAHCIEFGLSCEYIRERKKRGKASRKDIAAQQAAAAAASGSQHPGQAQDNQEEQHHRKLSRQQSESSRGSTELPQAAHDPPHGHIEGSVSSFSDNGLSQHPAMGAMEGLEEHHGHVGVDPALGRTQLETPSAMGLGAYGEVHPNYDSPGINGHVMVAQPYGAPPTTMPGYSGINYATQAQSPATYSSDGNFRLGAGHISEYPLANGGSPSWGVSLASPSGQFQLQLSQPMFKQSDLRYPVLEPLLPHLGNILPLSLACDLIDMYFSSSSSAQMHPMSPYVLGFVFRKRAFLHPTNPRRCQPALLASMLWVAAQTSEASFLTSLPSARSKVCKKLLELTVGLLQPLIHTGTNSPSPKTSPVVGPAALGGLGVAMPGSMNLDSLAGETGAFGAIGSLDDVITYVHLATVISASEYKGASLRWWGAAWSLARELKLGRELPVGNPPASQEDSEATNEDMDEHDLNRNNTRFVTEEEREERRRAWWLVYIVDRHLALCYNRPLFLLDSECSELFHPMDDIKWQAGQFRSHDGGNIDSSMTDEFGDSPRAARGAHYECRGRSIYGYFLSLMTILGEIVDVHHAKSHPRFGVGFRSARDWDEQVAEISRHLDMYEESLKRFEGKHLPMSSKDKEQHEIHDSGAATDMQSPLSVRTNASSRMTESEIQASIVVAYSTHVMHVLHILLADKWDPINLLDDDDLWISSEGFVTATSHAVSAAEAINQILEFDPGLEFMPFFYGVYLLQGSFLLLLIADKLQAEASPSVIKACETIVRAHEACVVTLSTEYQRNFSKVMRSALALIRGRVPEDLAEQQQRRRELLGLYRWTGNGTGLAL